The Salvia miltiorrhiza cultivar Shanhuang (shh) chromosome 1, IMPLAD_Smil_shh, whole genome shotgun sequence genome has a window encoding:
- the LOC131007355 gene encoding uncharacterized protein LOC131007355 has protein sequence MSFQAIVIRHSGQWKLTEYEGGDEVVVYMSKEDLCHAKLMQEVHNQLNEDGRSTYMLFYTSTTDEGRRIKVALKTDSDLNRLISEHKKYPVVYVIEKGKQSAAPVPQTQERVYYEGQRSTVFPIETDVGRSIPTHDDSRDDSSSQEEEDESESSDEEEEATRRIEILDSVSTEQEAWRQTGPQNFTSDDHPDVEPRVGVQQLEARDWGIPVLDFDDAPTLGWEDCNVLESGILSVGALFRSKDDLAIVVGLYHMENHVEYAVHRSSTTRLWFVCKHGNGCPFMLRAVQSASIWRVIKVVMDHTCHTDLNRTAPRQIPARVVGRYFARKLVGEGVVLKPKEMISEMQCLFGIEINYSFALRARNIAIEMTYGDFGNSYQMLPSYLYMLRMSNPGTLYDLEMKDDGKFHHMFVALGQSVAAFEKGYLRPVIVVDGTHLKGRNGGILFVAVTKDGNEAIFPLAVGLGPIENDESWTWFFHRLRTCFGQPDDLLIVSDQHKSIRNAVECVYPNVPHGLCYYHIQKNLAHYGQHVAAVFKAAAYSYRSDDFQRNFSALQLLKVNAHTRLDTIGVERWARSKCPVRRTSFMTSNAAETMNSRLLWARRLPVASLIETYRAIMEK, from the coding sequence ATGTCGTTTCAAGCAATCGTTATACGGCACAGTGGTCAGTGGAAATTAACCGAGTATGAAGGAGGCGATGAGGTTGTCGTGTACATGTCTAAGGAAGACCTTTGTCATGCGAAGTTGATGCAAGAGGTGCACAATCAATTAAACGAGGATGGTCGATCCACTTATATGCTTTTCTACACATCGACCACGGACGAAGGGCGAAGAATAAAAGTGGCTTTGAAGACTGATTCGGATTTGAACCGGCTGATTTCCGAGCATAAGAAATATCCCGTTGTTTACGTGATCGAGAAGGGCAAACAATCTGCGGCTCCGGTTCCTCAGACTCAAGAGCGGGTATATTATGAGGGACAGCGGTCTACTGTGTTTCCTATCGAGACGGACGTTGGAAGAAGTATCCCTACACACGATGATAGTAGGGACGATTCATCGTCgcaggaggaggaagacgagtccgagtcttcggatgaggaagaagaggcgACACGACGCATAGAGATATTGGATTCAGTGTCGACTGAACAGGAAGCGTGGAGACAGACAGGGCCTCAGAATTTCACATCGGATGATCATCCCGATGTCGAGCCTCGTGTTGGAGTTCAGCAGCTTGAGGCACGTGACTGGGGGATTCCAGTCCTCGATTTTGATGATGCGCCGACATTAGGTTGGGAGGATTGTAACGTATTGGAGAGCGGGATATTATCAGTGGGGGCTCTATTCCGGTCGAAGGATGATTTGGCAATCGTTGTTGGCCTATACCATATGGAGAATCACGTGGAGTACGCCGTGCATCGTTCCAGTACGACCCGTTTGTGGTTTGTTTGCAAGCATGGCAACGGTTGTCCGTTCATGCTGCGAGCCGTTCAGAGTGCATCGATCTGGAGAGTGATCAAGGTGGTGATGGATCATACCTGCCACACGGATTTGAATCGCACTGCCCCGAGACAGATTCCGGCGAGGGTTGTTGGAAGATATTTTGCACGGAAATTGGTAGGCGAGGGGGTCGTTTTGAAGCCGAAGGAGATGATTTCAGAGATGCAGTGCTTATTCGGTATTGAGATCAATTACAGCTTCGCTCTCCGTGCAAGAAACATCGCGATTGAGATGACGTATGGTGATTTTGGGAACTCGTATCAGATGCTTCCATCGTATTTGTATATGCTGAGAATGAGTAATCCCGGCACATTATACGACCTTGAGATGAAGGACGATGGCAAGTTTCATCATATGTTTGTTGCACTTGGACAGAGCGTGGCTGCCTTTGAGAAGGGTTACTTGAGGCCGGTCATCGTCGTAGACGGGACCCATCTGAAGGGAAGGAACGGCGGCATTTTGTTCGTCGCTGTTACAAAGGATGGGAACGAAGCAATATTTCCTCTCGCAGTTGGGCTTGGTCCTATCGAGAACGACGAGTCTTGGACTTGGTTCTTCCACCGACTGCGGACTTGCTTTGGTCAGCCGGATGATCTCTTGATTGTGTCTGATCAGCACAAGAGCATCAGAAATGCTGTGGAGTGTGTCTACCCGAACGTCCCTCACGGGTTGTGCTATTACCATATCCAGAAGAATCTCGCGCATTATGGGCAGCATGTAGCTGCAGTCTTCAAAGCAGCGGCATATTCCTATCGatcagacgactttcaaaggaATTTTTCTGCGCTTCAATTACTGAAAGTCAACGCGCACACACGCCTCGACACTATTGGTGTGGAGAGATGGGCCAGGTCCAAGTGCCCTGTACGACGCACGAGCTTCATGACGTCGAATGCTGCCGAGACGATGAACAGTAGACTTTTGTGGGCACGACGACTCCCGGTTGCTTCATTGATCGAGACCTATCGAGCCATTATGGAGAAATGA
- the LOC131023206 gene encoding uncharacterized protein LOC131023206, whose product MFSVEDDHAFYIVDLENRTCSCAQFDLDDIPCRHACAAIRRAGLQVTDFVGGYFKQSVLLATYMERIVPVPHPTYWNVPDEISAYVVKPPDITVHAGRPKLSRARSAVEGPPNSAPPTSGTPNSRPQVCSRCKGGGHNARRCKAQVGPLDLNVPVEGVEQPPDARRRQKKKCGICRSGTHTRNACPQNVGL is encoded by the exons ATGtttagtgttgaggatgatCATGCATTCTACATTGTCGATCTCGAGAATCGGACTTGTAGTTGTGCTCAGTTCGACCTGGATGACATTCCGTGTCGTCATGCTTGTGCCGCTATTAG GCGTGCAGGACTGCAAGTCACGGATTTTGTTGGAGGATATTTCAAACAATCCGTGCTGTTGGCCACATATATGGAGCGTATTGTTCCCGTTCCACATCCTACGTATTGGAATGTGCCCGATGAGATATCAGCCTATGTTGTGAAACCCCCGGATATCACGGTCCATGCGGGACGACCGAAGTTGAGTAGGGCTCGTTCAGCAGTTGAGGGTCCTCCTAATTCGGCTCCTCCTACTTCGGGTACTCCTAATTCTCGACCTCAAGTATGCTCACGTTGCAAGGGTGGAGGTCACAATGCCCGGAGATGCAAAGCGCAAGTGGGACCATTGGACTTGAACGTGCCAGTGGAGGGTGTCGAGCAACCACCCGATGCACGAAGGCGACAAAAGAAGAAATGCGGAATTTGTAGGAGTGGAACACACACTAGGAATGCATGTCCTCAAAATGTTGGGTTGTGA